Below is a window of Escherichia coli DSM 30083 = JCM 1649 = ATCC 11775 DNA.
CGCTGGCATTATTAATGCTGACCCGGGTGCCTTCTTCGTCACTGGCTTTCGCCGGTACTGCTGCTTTACTTTGTGCTGCAGGAGCTTCCGCTTTGGTTTCTACTGTTGTCGGTTTCGCCACAGAAGCTGCCGCCAGCGCGCTATGAGACATTCCGGCACAGGCCAGGGACAGGGTAATGAGCAGTGCTTTAATTCCGTGTTTCATACTGTTTTCTCCTTGTTTGTTAACAGTGGAATCACCTTAACGGCAGTGAAAACAGTAAACAAATGGCAATGTTCAGAAATGGAAAAGGCCGCGAAAGCGACCTTTTCTTGTTACAGCTGCAAAGCATTTTTTTGCGAGGCGGCTTCAGGATTATTGCTGTTCCAGCGCATCGCCAATTTTGATTTTCGCCTCTTTACGCAGGTTACTCATCAGAGCTTCAAAGACGATTTGTGCGTTGTTCTGGGTGATACCCTGCACCATCGCTTTTTTCTGATCTTCCGGCATTGAACCTTGTTTCACTTCATCCAGCGCCAGCAGAACCACATTACCTTGCATATCGGTCGCCATACCGTAGCTCGGTTTGTCTTTCGCTGGCAGTGGCAGTGCAAACGCAGCCTGGCTAATCGGGTCACGACCGGAACGGCTTAAGGTTTTCGGCTCGCCAAATTTCAGACCGGCAGCCTGCATAGCTTCCGCACCTTTGCCGGCTTTCAAATCAACCAGCAGTTTCTCAGCATCCACTTTCGCCTGTTGTTCAGCTTTGTTGTGCTGAACCAGTGCCTTAACTTGTTCCTGAACATCTGCCAACGGTTTCACCGCTTCCGGTTTGTGCTCGCTGATGCG
It encodes the following:
- the ybaV gene encoding helix-hairpin-helix domain-containing protein, whose product is MKHGIKALLITLSLACAGMSHSALAAASVAKPTTVETKAEAPAAQSKAAVPAKASDEEGTRVSINNASAEELARAMNGVGLKKAQAIVSYREEYGPFKTVEDLKQVPGMGNSLVERNLAVLTL